A stretch of DNA from Sphingopyxis sp. MWB1:
CTGCACCTCGCCCTGCGTGTCCGCGCTGGCGCGGCGCGACATCAGCGCCATCAGCGAGGGTTGTACCGGTGACTGAAAGGCAATGGGAAGCAGCAACAGAAAGGCACCCAGCGTCGATTTGACAAAGGCATAACCGATGAAGATGCCTACCGCGACCATCAGGCCCAGAGTCGCCGCATCGCGCTCGCCAAACCGCCGGACCATCGGCCCGACGAGGAATATCTGCCCCAGCGCGATCATCACCCCGACGACGGCGAGGCTGGCGCCAATCATTCCCGGCGTCCAGCCCAGCTGCGCCATGCAGTAAAAGCTCCACGTCATCGGATAGACCAGGCTGGCAATCTGCCACAGCACCAGCACCGACGCGACGCCCCCCATTCCAGGCAACGCCCGCATCGAACGCCAGGCGCCCAGCGGATTGGCACGCCGCCAGTCGAAACGCCGCCGCCGGGAGACCGGCAAGGTTTCGGGAAAGATGAAATAGCCGTAGAACATATTCGCCGCCGCAAGGAGGGCCGCCACGACAAAGGGCGCGCGTGGGCTCATTTCCCCCAGAAAGCCGCCGATCACCGGCCCGGCGACGAAGCCCACACCAAAGGCCGCGCCCACAAAGCTGAAATTGCGCGCGCGCTCTTCGGGGGCCGTGATGTCGGCGATGGCCGCCTGCGCCGCGGCATAGCTGCCCCCAAATATGCCCGACAGCGCCCGTGCCACGAAAAGCCAGGGCAAGGTTTCGACGATGGTCAGCAAGGCATAGTCGATGGCAAGCCCCGCGAGCGACAGCAGCAAAATCCGCCGCCGCCCGAAATGATCGGACAAATTGCCGAGCAGCGGGGAAGCAATAAAGGTCGCAACCGCCATCACCAGCCCGATCCACGCGCCCACTTCTATGGCGCGCGGCAGGTCCAGCTCGCCCACCTCCATGACGAGTTGCGGAAGGACCGGCATGATGATGCCGAAACCGACCGCATCGAGGAAGATGGTCGCGATGATAAAGGGAATGGTGCGCGCTGCGGTCACACGGCCGCTCCGTTCGATCAGGAAAAGAAACGCAAATCTATCGGCAATGGAGCGGGTGAAGGGAATCGAACCCTCGTCGTAAGCTTGGGAAGCTTCTGCTCTACCATTGAGCTACACCCGCATTTCAAGCCCATGCGCTACGCCATCGAATCCGGCGCAGATCATGCGTTGGAATAGCTGCGGCTCTATCCACGGAATGCAGCCGCGCATCAAGCGTTTTTCTGATATGTCAGCAGGGGCGCCAGCGAATTTCGCTGAACGCCGGAGGAGGACAAGATCGTCCGGGCCGAGGTGGCGAAGCGTTACGTGCGGGCACCCCGGATGGGCGCCCGCTGCCGCACGACGGCCTCAGTAAATTTCGACCCAATTGTTCGTGGCAACAAATTCATCTGGCGCGCCCCGGCACAGGAGTCCTTCCCGCTCGGCGCTTGCTCCCCCTTTTCTGAGCGTCCAGATATAGACTTTGCAGTCAAATCCATAGCGCTGTTCGAGGCCTTGCATCGTGATTGTGCCCGTGGATACGGTTCCCTCCCAAGTCACGGCATCGCCTGCTTCCATCGCGGCCAGCTTCTTGACCCAGGCATGGGGGTTGCCCTGCAGTTCGGAATAGAAAAACAGCTTTGCCCAACTGTCATAGGAATAGCTTCCCTCGCAGTCAGAGCAGAAAACCTTGCCAAATTCGTTGAAGGCCGCTTTTTGCGCTTTGATCTCTGCCGGCACGGGAATTTGATCGGGGCGCGCATAGCGTCCCGCTCGGCGCGCGACACCCGAGCCCTTTTTGACATCGCCCCCTTCGGGCGACGAGGCATCGTCCTGCTCCCCCTGACGGCAGGCGGCAGCAGAGGCTTCAGCCACCGCATTTTCGCGGGCGCTGTCGCCGACATCGCGCACGGCCGCATCAGCCGCAGCCCGCGCCGCAGCCTTTTTCCCGGTAATGGCAGCGACGCCAGCCGCCCCCAGCAATTTGCCAAAGCGCTTGCCGAAGACCTTTCCATTGGGGGACGCCGCGACGCACGCCTCCTCCTTCGCAAAGGCGGGCGCGGCCCCGGCGGGCAGAAAGAGAAAGCCGAGCACGGCCATGCTTGTCAACGGCCGCAGCCGCAGCGAGATCGAAAGGAGGGACATCGGATTTCTCCATCGCCAGATTGCGGGCTGCCCCTGACAGCGGTGCGACGCGGTGGCTTGCCCCATGCGGCAAAGCGCGACGCAGCGACGGCCGATGCGCCGCCGCTGCGACAAAAGCTGACAGGGGCACGACGGAGATTCGGCGTCAGTCGGCCTCGGTCGTCAATCCCAGTTCGGGGATACCGATGGAGCGGCGCCCGCCGAAATCGGCGCGGACGACAACCGCCCCCTGTTTTTCCATATATTCGACGAGTCGGCGTACCCGTCCCGGCGAGCGGGTGCCATAGGCGCGGCCCAGCGCATCGTCATCGGGGCATGGCGCGCCCTCGATCGCCGCCCGGGCGATGAGGATGAAGGGCGCCAGCATATCATCCGGGAGGCGCGCGGCGGCGGCGAGCAAATCCGACCAGCGCGGATCGGCGGGATCGAAGACGCCGCCCTTGGCAAGGGCAAAGCGGCGCCGGAACGCGGGAAGATCCAGCGGAACGCGGCCCAGTCGCTGCATCCGGCAGCGCACCGAGAAATCCTGATAGAGAAAGGATTCGGGGTGAAAGGCGCAGTCGGGATCGGCGAGCATATCACGAAGCGCTGCCGCAATCACCGCTTCGGTTTCAGCGGCATCAGCCTCCGCCTGGGCTTCATCGACTTGATGCGCCGCTGCAGCTTCTCTTCCCTCTTCTCCGTCCTCCTGACGCGCGGCGATTTGTTCGATCAACGCTTCGGCGGCGACGG
This window harbors:
- a CDS encoding tetracycline resistance MFS efflux pump, which codes for MTAARTIPFIIATIFLDAVGFGIIMPVLPQLVMEVGELDLPRAIEVGAWIGLVMAVATFIASPLLGNLSDHFGRRRILLLSLAGLAIDYALLTIVETLPWLFVARALSGIFGGSYAAAQAAIADITAPEERARNFSFVGAAFGVGFVAGPVIGGFLGEMSPRAPFVVAALLAAANMFYGYFIFPETLPVSRRRRFDWRRANPLGAWRSMRALPGMGGVASVLVLWQIASLVYPMTWSFYCMAQLGWTPGMIGASLAVVGVMIALGQIFLVGPMVRRFGERDAATLGLMVAVGIFIGYAFVKSTLGAFLLLLPIAFQSPVQPSLMALMSRRASADTQGEVQGISAMAMGLGQIAAPMLLTGTMAYFTAEGAPVHFPGAAFIVAALFGLAAVAMLRRLPRVTRGHEDGPPPGDQMPPSVTA